Proteins co-encoded in one Ruegeria sp. HKCCD4315 genomic window:
- a CDS encoding metal-sensing transcriptional repressor produces the protein MPNHTHESHPQITARLKRAHGHLAKVIAMLESQAPCSDVAQQLFAVEKAVTNAKRALIHDHIDHCLSAEDAGSGIEDFKAITKYL, from the coding sequence ATGCCTAATCATACTCATGAGTCGCATCCACAAATCACGGCCCGACTAAAGCGCGCCCACGGGCACCTGGCCAAAGTCATTGCCATGCTGGAAAGCCAGGCCCCCTGTTCGGACGTTGCCCAACAGTTGTTCGCCGTGGAAAAGGCTGTCACCAATGCCAAACGCGCGTTGATTCACGATCACATCGATCATTGCTTGTCCGCCGAAGACGCTGGCAGCGGGATCGAAGATTTCAAAGCGATTACGAAATACCTCTAA
- a CDS encoding MFS transporter: protein MLSILKNRTYRHLFAAQIVALTGTGLATVALGLLAFDLAGDAAGLVLGTALTIKMIAYVTVAPLAAAFAERLDRRKMLVVLDLIRAAVALCLPFVTEIWQIYVLIFVLQSASAGFTPAFQATIPDVLPDEAEYTRALSLSRLAYDMESLLSPMFAAALLLLVSFNSLFWGTALGFVASALLVVSVVLPSPKPTKPRGIYDRTTRGIRIYLKTPRLRGLLALSWSAAALSSMVIVNTVVIVRANLGLSESAVAIALAGFGGGSMLAAFTLPRLLDRIEDRWVMISGAVFATGSMAVAAILAATVPLSLGLLTLLWAFTGFGYSTTLTPSGRLLTRSAHPEDRPAVFAAQFTLSHGCWLVLYPLAGWLMTAFGPTVALSSMATLSVAGVVGAFSLWPRLDQEVIEHDHPDLPADHPHLTGSGPHAHPIIIDDLHPNVPHRS from the coding sequence ATGCTGAGCATTCTGAAGAACCGCACCTACCGCCACCTGTTCGCCGCTCAGATCGTCGCCTTGACAGGCACCGGATTGGCGACTGTTGCCCTGGGCCTGCTGGCATTCGATCTGGCGGGGGATGCTGCGGGCCTGGTCCTGGGCACTGCGCTGACGATCAAGATGATTGCCTATGTCACCGTTGCACCGCTGGCGGCCGCCTTCGCCGAACGTTTGGATCGCCGCAAGATGCTGGTCGTTTTGGACCTGATCCGCGCGGCCGTTGCACTGTGCCTGCCTTTCGTGACGGAAATCTGGCAGATCTACGTGTTGATCTTTGTGCTGCAATCGGCTTCGGCAGGGTTCACACCTGCCTTTCAGGCAACGATTCCTGATGTGTTGCCGGATGAAGCGGAATATACACGGGCCCTGTCCCTGTCGCGCCTGGCTTACGATATGGAAAGCCTGCTGAGCCCGATGTTTGCTGCAGCCCTGCTGCTGCTGGTCAGCTTCAACAGCTTGTTCTGGGGGACGGCATTGGGCTTTGTCGCTTCGGCATTGCTAGTGGTCTCGGTCGTCCTTCCGTCGCCCAAACCCACCAAACCCCGCGGAATCTATGACCGCACCACACGCGGTATTCGAATCTATTTGAAAACACCCCGGTTGCGCGGGTTGCTCGCACTCAGCTGGAGCGCGGCTGCGCTGAGCTCGATGGTGATCGTCAATACCGTGGTCATCGTGCGCGCCAATCTGGGACTGTCAGAAAGCGCAGTGGCCATTGCGCTGGCCGGATTCGGAGGTGGTTCGATGTTGGCCGCCTTTACCCTGCCCCGCCTTCTGGATCGGATCGAGGATCGTTGGGTTATGATCTCGGGGGCCGTTTTTGCCACAGGGTCCATGGCTGTGGCCGCGATTCTGGCAGCAACTGTTCCCTTGTCACTTGGCCTGCTGACCTTGTTGTGGGCGTTTACCGGTTTTGGATATTCCACCACTCTGACACCCTCGGGTCGCTTGCTGACCCGGTCAGCTCATCCCGAAGACCGCCCCGCTGTTTTTGCAGCTCAGTTTACCCTGTCGCATGGCTGTTGGCTGGTGCTTTACCCGCTTGCAGGGTGGCTGATGACTGCATTCGGACCAACAGTGGCGCTCAGCAGTATGGCAACGCTGTCAGTGGCCGGTGTGGTTGGCGCGTTCAGTTTATGGCCGCGCCTTGATCAGGAAGTGATTGAACACGATCACCCTGATCTGCCGGCCGATCACCCGCATCTGACCGGATCAGGCCCGCACGCACACCCAATTATCATCGACGACCTTCATCCGAACGTGCCGCACAGATCTTGA
- a CDS encoding Lrp/AsnC family transcriptional regulator, producing the protein MDQLDRRIIAALQANARASTTQIAATLGVARTTVHERINRMEQRGVITGYSVRLGSTEDTPKVQVIVMLEVQQKETTRIVKRLEAYPEVKLCLSINGEFDLMLSAEAPRLEDLDILVDDLAKIPGVLRTNTSVVFGRRIDRN; encoded by the coding sequence ATGGACCAGCTAGACCGCCGCATTATCGCCGCCCTGCAAGCCAATGCCCGGGCCTCGACCACGCAGATTGCGGCTACGCTGGGTGTGGCCCGTACGACGGTTCATGAACGGATCAACCGGATGGAGCAACGCGGCGTGATCACGGGGTATTCCGTGCGCCTTGGGTCAACGGAAGACACTCCCAAAGTGCAGGTCATCGTTATGCTTGAGGTGCAACAGAAAGAGACGACCCGTATCGTCAAGCGGCTTGAAGCTTATCCTGAGGTTAAATTGTGCCTGTCCATCAATGGTGAATTTGATCTGATGCTTTCGGCTGAGGCACCCCGGTTGGAAGATCTGGACATTCTGGTCGACGACCTGGCCAAGATCCCCGGCGTCCTGCGCACCAATACCAGCGTTGTCTTCGGGCGCAGGATTGATCGAAATTGA
- a CDS encoding DUF1523 family protein: MAYVKWAFIIIFWGTIAVVLQYSLPQHDIVRIVNTYEERQDLNDWTRIFWSEPQDQSASLANRDVQFIQAVRDSGKPIVYRNEDTGWGWPPYFKFDTANLYTEANDAKSTKENPKWVVVTHYGWRNEFLSIFPNAIFINHVDGPDARIIPWFNIIFLTIFAAVVWAIWVRWRRFRQARIDPMIENVEDGLYAAGDAIEERRTRFRRWLDSWKSK; encoded by the coding sequence ATGGCCTATGTGAAATGGGCGTTCATTATTATCTTCTGGGGCACGATTGCGGTGGTCCTGCAGTACTCGTTGCCGCAGCATGACATTGTGCGCATCGTCAATACCTATGAAGAACGGCAGGATCTGAACGACTGGACCCGGATTTTCTGGTCCGAGCCGCAGGATCAATCCGCGAGCCTGGCCAATCGGGACGTGCAGTTCATTCAGGCTGTGCGCGACAGCGGTAAGCCCATCGTTTATCGAAACGAGGATACCGGCTGGGGCTGGCCCCCCTATTTCAAGTTCGACACAGCCAACCTGTATACCGAAGCCAATGATGCCAAATCGACCAAAGAGAACCCGAAATGGGTGGTTGTTACTCATTACGGCTGGCGTAACGAGTTTCTTTCGATCTTTCCAAACGCCATCTTCATCAACCATGTGGATGGGCCGGATGCGCGGATTATCCCTTGGTTCAATATCATCTTCCTGACGATTTTCGCCGCTGTGGTCTGGGCGATATGGGTGCGCTGGCGCAGGTTCCGGCAAGCCCGGATCGACCCGATGATCGAAAATGTGGAAGACGGGCTTTATGCGGCGGGTGACGCTATTGAAGAACGACGCACCAGGTTTCGGCGCTGGCTGGACAGCTGGAAGTCAAAATAG
- a CDS encoding ribonuclease D, with the protein MANHLYKNDLPDGLDLGPVVAIDCETMGLNPHRDRLCVIQMSGGDGNSHIVQVEKGQTEAPNLCAMLENPDVLKLFHFGRFDIAAMYHTFGALAAPVYCTKIASRLVRTYTDRHGLKNLCQELIGVDISKQQQMSDWGAESLTDAQLDYAASDVLYLHRLRDELNKRLAREDRTEMAQACFDFLPMRAKLDLAGWPETDIFAHS; encoded by the coding sequence GTGGCGAACCATTTGTACAAAAACGATCTGCCCGACGGGCTGGATCTGGGCCCCGTTGTGGCCATTGACTGCGAAACCATGGGTTTGAACCCGCATCGCGACCGCTTATGCGTGATCCAGATGTCGGGTGGTGATGGCAACAGTCACATCGTTCAGGTTGAAAAAGGCCAAACCGAAGCACCAAACCTGTGCGCCATGCTGGAAAACCCTGACGTGCTTAAGCTGTTCCATTTCGGGCGGTTTGACATCGCAGCCATGTACCACACCTTTGGTGCGTTGGCCGCTCCGGTTTATTGCACCAAGATCGCCAGCCGTTTGGTGCGCACATACACTGACCGCCACGGCTTGAAAAACTTGTGTCAGGAACTGATCGGTGTCGACATTTCGAAACAACAGCAGATGAGCGATTGGGGAGCCGAGTCTCTGACAGATGCTCAACTGGACTATGCAGCCTCGGATGTTCTGTACCTGCACCGTCTGCGGGATGAATTGAACAAGCGCCTTGCACGTGAAGATCGGACCGAGATGGCGCAAGCCTGTTTTGATTTCCTTCCGATGCGTGCGAAACTGGACCTCGCAGGCTGGCCCGAAACGGATATTTTTGCACACTCATGA
- a CDS encoding DUF6638 family protein, with protein sequence MIRLIEKGLMFGNLVHISSPALVERYNRALQHLAGKATALTDFHVDISGYSPEVGIELEDELYLNPNGVNRQFILLTTEQKRAPLLNVKFSTSRDILREFIEMNEAQLFALTATDAVAGELVNSVIKLSTPRDLLNLRKIEIEADTAGGTLRKAQQLAGMVERFKTEEDAWFDDVLIAKMIETAKETGDVTRNPVRLRHTDFEQRNFWTAHFGGLYLFPDVDHPAAVCMGEKPDDLPIKYTFDPSQRNQIAKFLDYNDLVEPIVKARGVDAAAILQQKMDFLTVDAAADADVDLTGLDRSDMRRLARNHSDRLPEAYHGLAQLLRWASDGGPWPRITSDHPAYFYTLRAVDTPNRDLVNMLLSELAPLDPRQMFICHKELFYRTYSGWPERKKAYVADFLAREYQVDKQGARAALFGHEPDMSGNDRVSDDIIARVGPWGSVRKG encoded by the coding sequence GTGATCCGCCTCATCGAAAAAGGCCTGATGTTCGGCAATCTCGTCCACATCTCCAGCCCGGCCTTAGTCGAGCGGTATAACCGCGCGCTGCAGCATCTGGCGGGCAAGGCCACCGCGTTAACGGATTTCCATGTCGATATATCAGGCTATTCGCCAGAGGTGGGGATTGAGCTGGAGGACGAGCTCTACCTCAACCCCAACGGGGTCAACCGGCAGTTCATCCTGCTGACGACCGAGCAGAAACGCGCGCCTTTGCTGAACGTCAAATTCTCGACCTCGCGCGATATTCTGCGCGAGTTTATTGAGATGAACGAGGCGCAGCTGTTCGCCCTGACCGCCACCGATGCGGTGGCCGGAGAACTGGTGAACTCGGTCATCAAACTCAGCACCCCGCGCGATCTGCTGAACCTGCGCAAGATCGAGATTGAGGCTGACACAGCTGGCGGTACCCTGCGCAAGGCACAGCAACTGGCGGGGATGGTCGAACGGTTCAAGACCGAAGAGGATGCGTGGTTCGACGATGTGCTGATCGCCAAGATGATCGAAACGGCCAAGGAAACCGGCGATGTTACCCGCAATCCGGTGCGTCTGCGCCACACGGATTTTGAGCAGCGCAATTTCTGGACCGCGCATTTTGGCGGACTGTATCTGTTTCCGGATGTGGATCACCCGGCAGCCGTCTGTATGGGCGAAAAGCCGGATGATCTGCCGATCAAGTACACCTTCGACCCGTCACAGAGGAACCAGATTGCCAAGTTTCTGGACTACAACGATCTGGTCGAACCGATTGTCAAAGCGCGCGGCGTGGATGCCGCCGCGATCCTGCAACAAAAGATGGATTTCCTGACCGTCGATGCGGCTGCGGATGCAGATGTCGACCTGACCGGGCTGGATCGCAGCGACATGCGTCGGCTGGCGCGCAATCACTCGGATCGATTGCCCGAAGCCTATCACGGTCTTGCTCAATTACTTCGCTGGGCCAGCGATGGGGGGCCATGGCCGCGCATCACCTCGGACCATCCGGCCTATTTCTATACCTTGCGCGCGGTGGATACGCCGAACCGCGATCTGGTGAACATGCTGCTGTCCGAGCTGGCTCCGCTGGACCCGCGCCAGATGTTCATCTGCCATAAAGAGCTGTTCTACCGAACATATTCGGGCTGGCCCGAGCGCAAGAAAGCCTATGTTGCCGACTTCCTTGCGCGTGAGTATCAGGTGGACAAGCAAGGGGCCCGCGCCGCTTTGTTTGGGCATGAGCCGGATATGAGCGGCAATGACCGGGTCAGCGATGACATAATCGCCCGGGTCGGGCCCTGGGGTTCGGTGAGGAAAGGCTGA